In Mangifera indica cultivar Alphonso chromosome 1, CATAS_Mindica_2.1, whole genome shotgun sequence, a single genomic region encodes these proteins:
- the LOC123230212 gene encoding G-type lectin S-receptor-like serine/threonine-protein kinase At4g27290, with product MTMKCFSFFTFSCFSMCFWELSFAADIINPGQSIRDGETLISSFQRFELGFFSPGNSNKRYLGIWYKFSPSTVVWVANGKNPLADEYGNLTVSNEGNLVLLNRENSIIWSSNVSRVPENPVVQLLDSGNLVLRESTDTNSDSYMWQSFDYPSDTLLPGMKLGWDLKTGLERFLIPWTSADDPSPGEFSLSLDITGLPQLVISMGSIRQARSGPWNGLQFGGIPRMHNSVFIPILAQKEDELYFTYEPFNNTVITILQMSQSGKMQRLVWDAMKTEWRVLYSWPFDVCDNYAECGANGNCRISKTPICECLKGYVAKSPDEWESTQTRECVKKLTSNCQSGEGFLKLPRMKLPDIDWFNGSMNLKECKAACTKNCSCRAYSNSEITGGGIGCLMWFRDLTDMRECSKQYIWGQDIYIRVPASELEQESIKVNSEVPLFELSVIVAATNNFSQENLLGVGGFGPVYKGNLPTGEEVAVKRLSKNSVQGTEEFKNESILIAKLQHKNLVSLFGSCIQGEERLLVYEYMPNKSLDYFIYDLERRKLLTWQRRFNIIKGIARGLLYLHQDSKLQVIHRDLKASNILLDDDLNPKISDFGLARIFKSDDEAAQTNRVMGTL from the exons ATGACAATGAAGTGCTTCTCATTCTTCACCTTCTCTTGCTTTTCGATGTGTTTTTGGGAACTGTCATTTGCAGCTGACATCATAAATCCTGGGCAATCCATCAGAGATGGGGAGACATTGATTTCCTCATTTCAGAGATTTGAATTAGGCTTCTTTTCTCCAGGCAACTCCAACAAAAGGTACTTGGGGATATGGTACAAGTTTAGTCCTAGCACAGTTGTCTGGGTTGCCAACGGAAAGAATCCACTTGCTGATGAGTATGGAAATTTAACTGTGAGCAATGAAGGAAATCTTGTACTTCTCAACCGAGAGAACAGCATCATATGGTCTTCAAATGTGTCAAGGGTGCCAGAAAATCCAGTGGTACAGCTCCTAGATTCCGGGAACCTTGTTCTTAGGGAAAGTACTGACACAAATTCTGATAGTTACATGTGGCAGAGCTTTGATTACCCATCAGATACATTGTTACCAGGAATGAAGTTGGGATGGGACTTAAAAACTGGTTTAGAGCGTTTTCTCATACCTTGGACAAGTGCTGATGATCCATCTCCGGGGGAATTTAGTCTTAGCCTTGACATTACTGGGTTACCTCAATTAGTTATTAGCATGGGATCGATAAGACAGGCCCGCAGTGGACCATGGAATGGTCTCCAGTTTGGTGGCATTCCCAGGATGCACAACTCGGTCTTCATACCTATTTTGGCACAAAAAGAAGATGAGTTATATTTTACATATGAACCTTTCAACAATACAGTGATCACGATATTACAAATGAGTCAATCAGGAAAAATGCAGCGTCTCGTGTGGGATGCGATGAAAACTGAATGGAGGGTCTTGTACTCTTGGCCATTTGATGTATGTGACAATTATGCAGAGTGTGGTGCTAACGGAAACTGCAGAATTAGTAAGACACCTATTTGTGAGTGTTTAAAGGGGTATGTAGCGAAATCACCAGATGAATGGGAGTCAACTCAAACAAGGGAATGCGTAAAGAAATTGACATCAAATTGCCAAAGTGGGGAAGGGTTTCTAAAGCTTCCGCGAATGAAATTGCCTGACATTGATTGGTTCAACGGAAGTATGAATCTCAAAGAATGTAAAGCAGCATGCACCAAGAATTGTTCATGCAGAGCTTATTCGAATTCTGAAATAACAGGAGGAGGGATTGGCTGTTTGATGTGGTTCAGGGACTTGACAGATATGAGAGAGTGCTCAAAACAATACATCTGGGGACAGGATATATATATTCGAGTTCCAGCATCTGAATTAG AACAGGAAAGCATTAAAGTAAATAGTGAAGTACCTCTATTTGAGCTGTCTGTCATTGTGGCAgcaactaacaatttctctcaggAAAATTTACTTGGAGTTGGTGGCTTTGGCCCTGTCTACAAG GGCAATCTTCCCACTGGTGAGGAGGTAGCAGTGAAAAGGTTGTCAAAGAATTCTGTGCAGGGAACTGAAGAGTTTAAGAATGAATCAATTTTAATtgccaaacttcaacacaagaATCTCGTATCACTTTTTGGGAGCTGTATCCAGGGCGAAGAAAGGTTGTTGGTGTATGAGTATATGCCCAATAAAAGCTTGGACTATTTTATCTATG ATctagagagaagaaaattattgaCATGGCAAAGACGCTTCAACATTATTAAAGGGATTGCAAGAGGActtctttatcttcatcaagATTCTAAGCTTCAAGTTATTCACAGGGATCTAAAAGCTAGTAACATATTGCTAGACGATGACTTGAATCCAAAAATTTCGGACTTTGGGCTGGCAAGAATCTTCAAAAGTGATGATGAAGCAGCACAAACAAATAGAGTCATGGGAACATTGTAA